The Magnolia sinica isolate HGM2019 chromosome 10, MsV1, whole genome shotgun sequence genome includes a window with the following:
- the LOC131217228 gene encoding probable xyloglucan endotransglucosylase/hydrolase protein 23: MASSSSTTNILIMLPLLLLASSLIPAYAANFYQDFDTTFGDGRVRILNNGELLTLSLDKASGSGFKSKNEYLFGNIDMQLKLVPGNSAGTVTAYYLTSQGPTWDEIDFEFLGNLSGDPYILHTNVFTKGKGNREQQFYLWFDPTADFHTYSILWNPQHIIFSVDGTPIRKFKNMEANGVAYPKNQPMRIYSSLWNADDWATRGGLVKTDWSQAPFTASYRNFNANACVWSSGTSSCDSKAQSTDNGWLTQELDSTGEERLRWVQKNYMIYDYCSDSKRFPQGFPPECNNTQQN; the protein is encoded by the exons ATggcctcctcttcttctactACTAATATTCTTATAATGTTGCCGTTATTACTATTAGCTTCCTCTCTAATACCTGCTTATGCCGCTAATTTCTACCAAGACTTCGATACTACATTTGGCGACGGCCGTGTCAGAATCCTAAACAATGGTGAATTACTGACGCTCTCCCTCGACAAGGCGTCTGGCTCCGGATTCAAATCCAAGAACGAATATCTGTTCGGAAATATCGATATGCAGCTAAAGCTCGTCCCTGGCAACTCTGCTGGCACCGTTACAGCATACTAT CTAACATCACAAGGACCAACATGGGATGAGATTGACTTTGAATTCCTGGGCAACCTTAGCGGAGACCCTTACATTCTCCACACCAATGTGTTCACAAAGGGGAAAGGAAACAGAGAGCAACAGTTCTACCTATGGTTCGACCCAACTGCCGACTTCCACACATATTCCATCCTCTGGAATCCTCAGCACATCAT ATTCTCTGTAGATGGCACCCCCATCAGAAAATTCAAGAACATGGAGGCAAACGGTGTCGCATACCCAAAGAACCAACCGATGAGGATCTACTCGAGCCTCTGGAACGCCGATGACTGGGCCACCCGTGGTGGGCTTGTCAAGACGGATTGGTCACAAGCACCCTTCACTGCTTCCTATAGAAATTTCAATGCAAATGCATGTGTGTGGTCATCGGGCACATCTTCATGCGATTCAAAGGCTCAGTCCACCGACAACGGATGGCTCACCCAAGAGCTGGATTCGACAGGCGaagagaggttgagatgggtGCAGAAGAATTACATGATTTATGACTATTGCAGCGATTCAAAGCGGTTTCCACAAGGCTTCCCTCCCGAATGCAACAACACCCAACAGAATTAG
- the LOC131217230 gene encoding probable xyloglucan endotransglucosylase/hydrolase protein 23: protein MASSSSTNVLLMLPLLLLASSLIPAYAANFYQDFDSTFGDGRVRILNNGELLTLSLDKASGSGFKSKNEYLFGNIDMQLKLVPGNSAGTVTAYYLTSQGPTWDEIDFEFLGNLSGDPYILHTNVFTQGKGNREQQFYLWFDPTADFHTYSILWNPRHIIFSVDGTPIRKFKNMESNGIAYPKNQPMRIYSSLWNADDWATRGGLVKTDWSQAPFTASYRNFNANACVWSSGTSSCDSKAQSTENGWLNQELDSTGEERLRWVQKNYMIYDYCSDSKRFPQGFPSECNNTQQN from the exons AtggcctcttcttcttctactaaTGTTCTTTTAATGTTGCCGTTATTACTATTAGCTTCCTCTCTAATACCTGCTTATGCTGCTAATTTCTACCAAGACTTCGATTCCACATTTGGCGACGGCCGTGTCAGAATCCTAAACAATGGCGAATTACTCACTCTCTCCCTCGACAAGGCCTCCGGCTCCGGATTCAAATCCAAGAACGAATATCTCTTCGGAAACATCGATATGCAGCTGAAGCTCGTCCCTGGCAACTCTGCTGGCACCGTTACTGCATACTAT TTAACGTCACAAGGACCAACATGGGATGAGATCGACTTTGAATTCTTGGGCAACCTTAGCGGAGATCCTTACATTCTCCACACCAATGTGTTCACACAAGGGAAGGGAAACAGAGAGCAACAGTTCTACCTATGGTTCGACCCCACTGCCGACTTCCATACATACTCCATCCTCTGGAATCCCAGACACATAAT ATTCTCCGTGGATGGCACCCCCATTAGAAAATTCAAGAACATGGAGTCGAACGGTATCGCATACCCAAAGAACCAACCGATGAGGATCTACTCGAGCCTCTGGAATGCCGATGACTGGGCCACCCGTGGTGGGCTCGTCAAGACCGATTGGTCACAAGCGCCCTTCACTGCTTCCTATAGAAATTTCAATGCCAATGCATGTGTCTGGTCATCAGGCACATCTTCGTGCGATTCAAAGGCTCAGTCCACCGAAAACGGATGGCTCAACCAAGAGCTGGATTCGACGGGCGaagagaggttgagatgggtGCAGAAGAATTACATGATTTATGACTATTGCAGCGATTCAAAACGGTTTCCACAAGGCTTCCCTTCCGAATGCAACAACACCCAACAGAATTAG